In a genomic window of Mageeibacillus indolicus UPII9-5:
- a CDS encoding RidA family protein, producing the protein MKITEVKSPKAPQAIGPYSQAIIAGETIYVSGQLPINPTTGEMPTTITEQTEQSLKNIVSILAEAGVSMQNVVQATVLLHDINDFGAMNEVYGQFFKAPFPSRMAYQVACLPKNAKVEIAVIAVRS; encoded by the coding sequence ATGAAAATAACTGAAGTGAAAAGCCCTAAAGCCCCACAAGCGATCGGCCCGTATTCGCAAGCCATAATCGCCGGAGAAACGATTTATGTATCGGGACAGCTGCCGATAAATCCGACTACCGGAGAAATGCCGACCACTATTACTGAGCAAACCGAGCAGAGCCTCAAAAACATTGTGTCAATTTTGGCTGAGGCCGGGGTTTCAATGCAAAATGTCGTTCAAGCCACCGTGTTGCTGCATGATATTAATGATTTTGGTGCGATGAATGAAGTGTATGGACAATTTTTCAAAGCTCCCTTCCCTTCTCGTATGGCTTATCAGGTGGCATGCCTGCCGAAAAACGCTAAAGTAGAAATCGCGGTAATTGCTGTCCGCAGTTGA
- a CDS encoding MFS transporter has translation MTNTKAISCDAADTGASVVAANGKFAADTGASVVAANGRSAADTGTVSTEGKTRHTLSLLLLMASITLMAVLCELVPSGVLPLMAKHFAISEAKAGILVGGYAVASAICGIPLVSLTVEWPRKRLLFILIIGFAVSNIIVSFAPGFTVAILGRILGGICAGTLWPMITAYGMAFVEQRHQGRAVTIIMSGITVGMALGLPFMTKIGTLFGFQAEFLLLGILLVIIAVLCRIFLPSVAGEKRSRANSPLTMLKNRGVLLVILLTFLAVGVNYGLYTFITNLVAVTGYPGITTAQLLFGIGSVISIILAIRYIDRYLPEIVLALFLVGVIAMLTLYFAGSVYVLHLAFVLWGLGFGSLSSVFQAATARQVREGTAVANALQSSSFNFSIMIGSSVGGVLLGQKGAMAIVLLTAGVLAFGGVVSGLTRRQLSGLQ, from the coding sequence ATGACGAATACGAAAGCAATTTCATGCGATGCGGCCGACACCGGGGCGAGCGTGGTCGCTGCCAATGGTAAATTCGCAGCTGACACCGGGGCGAGTGTGGTCGCTGCCAATGGCAGATCTGCGGCCGACACCGGGACGGTGAGTACGGAGGGAAAAACGCGACACACTTTGTCGCTTCTCCTGCTCATGGCCAGCATAACCTTGATGGCTGTTTTATGCGAACTTGTCCCATCCGGAGTTTTACCGCTGATGGCCAAACACTTCGCCATCAGTGAAGCCAAAGCCGGAATTTTGGTTGGCGGCTACGCGGTGGCCTCGGCAATTTGCGGCATACCGCTGGTATCTTTAACGGTAGAATGGCCGCGCAAAAGACTACTGTTTATTCTGATAATTGGCTTTGCCGTATCCAATATTATTGTAAGCTTTGCTCCCGGTTTTACCGTGGCCATCCTAGGAAGAATTTTGGGTGGAATATGTGCCGGAACTTTGTGGCCGATGATTACCGCCTATGGCATGGCTTTTGTTGAACAACGGCACCAAGGACGTGCGGTAACAATAATTATGTCGGGAATTACCGTTGGTATGGCCTTGGGCTTGCCGTTTATGACTAAAATAGGCACTCTTTTCGGCTTTCAGGCAGAATTTTTGCTGCTAGGCATTTTGCTCGTAATTATCGCCGTGCTGTGCCGGATTTTTTTGCCGTCGGTGGCCGGAGAAAAGCGGTCGAGGGCTAATTCACCCTTGACCATGTTAAAAAATCGCGGCGTTTTGTTGGTCATTCTTCTGACTTTTTTAGCTGTAGGCGTAAATTACGGCCTATATACATTTATAACCAATTTAGTTGCTGTTACAGGCTACCCCGGCATCACAACAGCTCAACTGCTTTTCGGCATTGGTTCGGTTATTTCGATTATCTTGGCCATACGCTATATTGACCGTTATCTGCCGGAAATCGTCTTGGCACTGTTCTTGGTTGGGGTGATAGCAATGCTGACACTGTACTTTGCCGGCAGCGTATACGTGTTGCATCTGGCTTTTGTTTTGTGGGGGCTGGGGTTCGGCTCTTTGAGCAGTGTTTTTCAGGCGGCTACGGCGCGGCAGGTGCGCGAAGGTACGGCGGTTGCCAATGCTTTGCAGTCGTCTTCGTTTAACTTTTCGATCATGATCGGGTCGAGTGTGGGCGGAGTTTTGCTGGGGCAAAAAGGTGCGATGGCGATTGTTCTTTTGACTGCAGGTGTACTTGCATTTGGAGGGGTTGTCAGTGGTCTGACAAGACGGCAATTGAGCGGATTGCAGTGA
- a CDS encoding NADH:flavin oxidoreductase: MLLQTLNLSDLKLANRLVMPPMATESTADGKVTQKLIDYYVARSGKIGLIICEHAYVSPRGKASPGQLRLDEAADMQGLRALTTAVHEQGVTKIIQQINHAGPQTKVVENPFVVDTMTAADIAAVKNEFVAAALRVKTAGFDGVEIHCAHGYLLNQFYSPRKNHREDEYGGDVAGRLRLTCEILTEVRRAVGADYLVAVRFGAVDYRENGSLLTEVAPAAKLLVQAGADLIDISGGLTGFMRRDCVTPGWFKAEAQAAKIGGGVSVLLTGGITSRETAEDLLAAGVCDLIGVGRPLLQNPGVIDALLGNDSAE, encoded by the coding sequence ATGCTGTTACAGACTTTAAACCTATCTGATTTAAAACTTGCCAATCGCCTGGTAATGCCGCCGATGGCCACGGAGTCGACGGCTGACGGCAAAGTCACCCAAAAATTAATTGATTATTATGTCGCGCGTTCCGGCAAAATCGGCCTGATTATATGCGAACATGCTTATGTTTCACCACGCGGCAAAGCTTCCCCCGGACAATTACGGTTGGACGAGGCGGCAGATATGCAAGGCTTGCGTGCTTTAACGACAGCTGTACATGAACAAGGAGTGACCAAGATCATTCAGCAAATAAACCATGCCGGCCCACAAACAAAAGTGGTAGAAAACCCCTTTGTGGTAGATACAATGACTGCGGCGGATATCGCAGCGGTGAAAAATGAATTTGTCGCGGCGGCCTTGCGGGTCAAAACAGCCGGTTTTGACGGCGTCGAAATTCACTGTGCCCATGGCTATTTGTTGAATCAGTTTTATTCTCCGCGCAAAAATCACCGTGAGGATGAGTATGGCGGCGATGTGGCCGGCAGGTTGCGCCTGACGTGCGAAATTTTGACGGAAGTGCGCCGGGCGGTAGGCGCCGATTATCTGGTGGCTGTGCGCTTCGGGGCGGTAGATTATCGCGAAAACGGCAGCTTGCTGACGGAAGTTGCACCGGCGGCAAAACTTTTGGTGCAAGCCGGGGCGGATCTGATTGATATTTCCGGCGGCTTAACCGGCTTTATGCGCCGCGATTGCGTCACGCCGGGCTGGTTCAAAGCGGAAGCGCAAGCAGCAAAAATTGGTGGCGGGGTATCGGTTTTGCTGACTGGCGGAATTACTTCGCGAGAAACAGCGGAAGATTTGCTGGCAGCAGGAGTGTGCGATTTAATCGGCGTCGGGCGACCCCTGCTGCAAAATCCGGGCGTGATTGATGCGCTTTTGGGAAATGACTCGGCCGAATGA
- a CDS encoding response regulator transcription factor, with the protein MATILFMEDEKNIREVLAEYMQTAGHKVLACVNGFVAKEIVLGQTTAMVAASNAGNDVVEDFQSSASAPPLAGSASMPPLAASYSTPPLASSSPMLTTDHAEKPTSNSPMTAGNLPFDLAVLDIKVPGPDGLEILRLIKSRYGDSIGVIMLTAYDDLPMQLAAFNALADDFVTKPPAPVILLKRIEAVLRRCRLHNARSESSQCSTRPCAGIHPKTITPTTSPNNQTLPTAPTSYLAAGIALQVDNDGYSVYYQQRNLRLTVTEFLLFKTLYDHPGRVYNRDQLITAIFDADYIASERTIDTHVKNLRKKLPADCRSALETVIGLGYRWHREGR; encoded by the coding sequence ATGGCAACGATCCTGTTTATGGAAGATGAGAAAAATATTCGTGAAGTGCTGGCTGAATATATGCAAACGGCAGGGCATAAGGTTTTAGCTTGTGTTAATGGATTTGTGGCCAAAGAAATTGTACTAGGTCAAACCACCGCGATGGTTGCCGCATCGAATGCCGGAAATGACGTTGTGGAAGATTTTCAATCCTCGGCCTCAGCACCGCCACTTGCAGGCTCGGCCTCAATGCCGCCGCTTGCGGCCTCATACTCAACGCCGCCACTTGCGAGCTCATCTCCTATGCTGACAACAGACCACGCCGAGAAACCTACAAGTAACTCACCTATGACGGCCGGCAACTTACCATTTGATCTGGCGGTTTTAGACATAAAGGTTCCCGGCCCCGACGGTCTGGAAATTTTGAGACTGATAAAGAGCCGCTATGGCGACAGTATCGGCGTGATCATGCTAACTGCCTATGACGATTTACCAATGCAACTTGCCGCTTTCAATGCCTTGGCCGATGATTTTGTAACCAAACCGCCGGCCCCGGTCATATTACTCAAACGAATTGAGGCAGTTTTGCGGCGTTGCCGGTTGCACAATGCCCGCTCCGAATCGTCCCAATGCTCAACCCGGCCTTGCGCCGGGATACATCCTAAGACTATCACGCCCACAACCAGCCCAAACAACCAAACTTTACCGACTGCCCCCACCTCCTACCTTGCCGCCGGAATTGCTTTGCAGGTAGACAATGATGGGTACAGCGTTTACTATCAGCAAAGAAATTTGCGCTTGACCGTGACCGAGTTTCTTCTCTTTAAGACCCTGTACGACCATCCTGGCCGAGTATATAACCGCGATCAATTGATAACTGCAATATTTGATGCTGATTATATTGCCAGTGAGCGGACAATAGATACCCACGTCAAGAATTTGCGAAAAAAGTTGCCGGCAGACTGCCGCTCCGCGCTAGAAACGGTGATCGGACTCGGCTACCGCTGGCATCGGGAAGGACGGTGA
- a CDS encoding sensor histidine kinase, which produces MSIFKTNHLRRKQISLGGKTFIYSMAIACLTLLVVLAYLFLLLPSLYIEDRRLANLDYAKKALHEYTETGHIPVEPNLQESMLAGVTIPHTGYKLSFNFGTVSGEIEVTGKAEQKVFDSFRNFKKFDDAAAIKQLWHQNSSYFKDFFAKLETAVNPSFKISLHDVAEPPGIPKRIAKLHYINSKAFIAEFIAEQNPSGTRYTSLWGIRQSPEATKIVLINSITPRATDILPTISKGVPLIVLLIFLIALGGARLYAGKIVKPIKRLAGLAEEGIIETEKTAAAANFRAVNAPNFTAADLGMTWANDYATSKEVAALSKALRSLFSTQSAAMHELIAQNKHREVFLRAAAHRMKTPVAAASLLLDGMIGKIGKYADYSTYLPQVKHELNEIIGIVNEINELGAAGLKVDLTKVDIGLLCQTVGKEFAVLRQDKGLQMTYRINGKPKFDMPDLKFEASAAGLATDESARLSVENEKSEGVVWLTDALMLRKILENLVGNAVRYTAAGGEILIDLKADSIRVINRPARIASTLLPVIFEPFVTGHSHAFGDSAQMPNTGNVLAPAYHPDMTGTAMQENEAHGHGLGLYIAKYFAKILNLDLIVHTDKDTVTFTLINRLITAQKNSN; this is translated from the coding sequence ATGTCAATATTTAAAACGAATCATCTCCGCAGAAAACAAATAAGTTTGGGCGGCAAAACCTTCATTTATAGCATGGCTATTGCTTGTTTAACGCTGCTCGTAGTGCTTGCATATTTATTCCTATTGCTTCCGTCACTTTATATAGAGGATCGTCGCTTGGCAAATTTAGATTATGCCAAAAAAGCCTTGCACGAATATACTGAGACCGGCCACATACCCGTAGAACCTAATCTCCAAGAATCAATGTTGGCCGGAGTGACCATTCCCCACACCGGTTATAAGTTATCTTTCAATTTCGGCACGGTAAGCGGGGAAATAGAAGTGACCGGCAAAGCCGAACAAAAAGTATTCGATTCATTTCGTAATTTTAAAAAATTCGACGATGCGGCGGCAATAAAACAGCTATGGCATCAAAATTCGTCCTATTTTAAGGATTTTTTTGCCAAACTTGAAACAGCAGTCAATCCGAGTTTTAAAATTTCTCTGCACGATGTGGCCGAGCCGCCGGGTATACCTAAAAGAATTGCCAAACTTCACTACATAAATTCCAAGGCCTTTATTGCCGAGTTTATCGCTGAGCAAAATCCGAGTGGAACGCGCTATACATCATTATGGGGAATCAGGCAAAGCCCCGAAGCAACCAAAATTGTCCTGATAAACTCAATCACCCCGCGTGCCACCGACATTTTACCGACAATTAGCAAAGGTGTACCACTGATCGTCCTGTTGATTTTCCTCATTGCCTTAGGAGGAGCGCGTTTGTATGCCGGCAAAATCGTAAAGCCGATTAAACGTCTGGCCGGCTTGGCCGAAGAAGGGATCATCGAAACGGAAAAAACCGCGGCAGCAGCTAATTTTCGCGCTGTAAATGCGCCAAATTTTACCGCAGCTGATCTTGGGATGACTTGGGCAAATGATTATGCTACCTCCAAAGAAGTTGCTGCATTGAGCAAAGCTTTACGAAGCTTGTTTTCTACACAATCTGCCGCCATGCACGAATTGATTGCCCAAAATAAGCACCGGGAAGTCTTCCTTCGTGCCGCCGCTCACCGGATGAAAACGCCGGTCGCCGCCGCCTCACTTTTGCTTGACGGGATGATCGGTAAGATTGGGAAATACGCGGATTATTCTACCTATTTGCCGCAAGTTAAACACGAGTTGAATGAGATTATCGGAATTGTCAATGAAATTAATGAACTTGGTGCAGCTGGACTTAAGGTTGACTTGACTAAGGTGGATATTGGCCTGCTTTGTCAAACGGTCGGGAAAGAATTTGCTGTGCTGCGTCAGGACAAGGGGTTGCAAATGACCTACCGGATAAATGGAAAGCCAAAGTTTGATATGCCCGACCTGAAATTTGAAGCTTCAGCTGCAGGACTTGCCACCGATGAATCTGCCCGATTAAGCGTTGAAAACGAAAAGTCAGAAGGGGTGGTCTGGCTGACCGATGCTTTAATGCTGCGGAAAATATTAGAAAATTTAGTTGGCAACGCGGTACGTTACACGGCTGCCGGCGGCGAAATATTGATAGATCTGAAAGCGGATTCCATACGGGTGATTAATCGCCCGGCACGGATTGCCTCCACTCTCTTACCGGTTATTTTTGAACCTTTCGTCACCGGCCACTCCCACGCCTTTGGGGATTCCGCTCAGATGCCAAACACAGGCAATGTTTTAGCCCCTGCATACCACCCGGATATGACGGGTACCGCTATGCAAGAAAACGAAGCTCACGGCCACGGTTTAGGCTTGTACATCGCTAAATATTTTGCCAAAATTTTAAACTTAGATCTAATTGTCCATACCGACAAAGATACTGTAACTTTTACCTTAATCAATAGACTTATAACGGCACAGAAAAATAGTAATTAG
- a CDS encoding ATP-binding cassette domain-containing protein, which yields MLKLDNVKVQFKDQVAVDLNREIDIATGERVGIIGSNGAGKTTLLKAILGIVPYSGRIISDVPMKAIGVHMQQNEYCEMVPIKVIMEMILGHSLKSDPQVQELIDFFDFSPCLTKRWKHLSGGQKQRLTLILVMARPSPLVMFDEVTSGLDFVTRDNLMRKLVTWYAGKETTLLITSHYYAELNNLADKILLIDHGQVVDYGSKEFLFKKYCGASVLTFPISTQGSAIAANHDLIIAPNGQIAIRCQSPEEELSVTAKLVAANINYQRTNHDIELISLNALARQNERKEERKS from the coding sequence ATGCTTAAATTAGATAATGTAAAAGTGCAATTTAAGGATCAAGTTGCCGTTGACCTTAATCGCGAAATTGATATTGCTACCGGGGAACGCGTGGGCATCATCGGCAGCAATGGAGCCGGCAAAACGACTTTGCTAAAAGCCATTCTCGGGATTGTTCCATACAGTGGCCGGATAATCAGCGACGTGCCAATGAAGGCAATTGGCGTACACATGCAACAAAATGAATACTGCGAAATGGTGCCGATTAAAGTTATTATGGAGATGATTCTTGGCCACAGCCTCAAGTCAGACCCGCAAGTCCAAGAATTGATTGACTTCTTTGACTTTTCTCCCTGCCTGACTAAACGCTGGAAACACCTATCCGGAGGGCAAAAACAACGCTTGACCTTGATTTTAGTCATGGCACGCCCATCCCCTTTGGTCATGTTCGATGAAGTTACTTCCGGCCTTGATTTTGTCACGCGTGACAACCTGATGCGCAAACTGGTTACGTGGTATGCGGGCAAAGAGACGACATTACTTATTACCTCGCATTATTACGCGGAATTAAATAATCTGGCCGATAAAATTCTCCTTATCGATCATGGCCAAGTTGTCGATTATGGCAGCAAAGAATTCCTATTTAAAAAATATTGTGGTGCCTCAGTACTGACATTCCCGATCTCGACGCAGGGTAGTGCAATTGCCGCGAACCATGATCTTATCATTGCACCTAATGGCCAAATCGCCATACGTTGCCAATCACCTGAAGAAGAATTAAGTGTTACGGCAAAATTGGTGGCAGCCAATATTAACTATCAGCGAACCAACCACGATATTGAACTGATAAGTTTAAATGCTTTGGCAAGGCAAAACGAAAGAAAGGAAGAAAGAAAATCATGA
- a CDS encoding ABC transporter permease, whose translation MNKYTIKYEFLNALYNGYSFFFGAIFPIFLLHIIIYGLTDEVPAEYFGEVVTGLFIGMAVLVPLAAVFLNHVGTYANELEKNVPQRLKLFGFSDTNILLNKLVANGFFLFFCVAIYMVGTLPFLPIKLPRVHVILVWLVLIYLLGAELFLLAHGITSLVRRFAPAYLVSMTLYFLMMFLGGYMGLRQEKLPGLLRSVSDILPTTQMGNKFVDFWLGHDYNFASLVYSFLFFGALGALLNVVAHKTHARHS comes from the coding sequence ATGAATAAGTACACGATTAAATATGAGTTTCTCAACGCCCTGTATAATGGATATTCGTTCTTCTTTGGCGCGATATTCCCGATATTCCTATTACATATAATTATCTATGGATTGACAGATGAAGTGCCGGCGGAATATTTCGGTGAAGTGGTAACCGGATTGTTTATCGGTATGGCAGTCCTGGTGCCACTGGCAGCCGTCTTTCTCAATCATGTGGGCACTTATGCGAATGAACTCGAAAAAAATGTTCCGCAGCGGTTGAAACTTTTCGGCTTCAGCGATACGAATATTTTGCTGAACAAACTGGTAGCGAACGGATTTTTCCTCTTTTTTTGCGTGGCTATATATATGGTTGGAACCCTTCCGTTTTTGCCGATAAAGCTTCCGCGTGTACATGTTATTTTGGTCTGGCTGGTGTTGATTTATCTACTGGGGGCGGAACTTTTCTTACTTGCTCACGGTATAACATCGCTGGTGCGTCGCTTTGCCCCGGCCTATCTTGTTTCGATGACGCTATATTTTTTGATGATGTTTTTGGGCGGCTATATGGGGCTAAGACAGGAAAAGCTTCCCGGCCTGTTACGATCGGTTTCGGACATTTTGCCGACTACCCAGATGGGCAATAAATTTGTGGATTTTTGGCTCGGGCATGACTATAATTTCGCCTCACTGGTGTATTCGTTCTTGTTTTTTGGCGCGCTAGGTGCGCTGCTCAACGTGGTTGCACACAAAACACATGCCCGACACAGTTAG
- a CDS encoding M1 family metallopeptidase, translating to MDNFKRLYDAFKPERYEIFLDISREKKTIKGKVTVHGEALEPNFRLNQKFLKPESVKVAGSPCPFSCDDNAEVMEIKAGSTGKMQIEIEYSAALTNPMMGIYPSYYQIDGVKKQLIGTQFETTFARQAFPCVDEPAAKATFDLAIKFDELPGERVFANQPEIKCVDGVHYFERTVKMSTYLLAFVCGELQEKFTHTASGVKVGVLATKAHQPQELDFALDIAVRSIEFYENFYQTPYPLAQSYQVGLPDFSAGAMENWGLVTYRESCLLLDPDNHSLPTKQRVATVIAHELAHQWFGDLVTMHWWDDLWLNESFANMMEYVACDALEPNLKIWEVFNTNDVPAALRRDATDGVQSVYTMVNDPAEIDALFDSAIVYAKGARMLVMVRALIGNEALRQGLKAYFAKHKYGNAAGRDLWAALEAASGLKIGEIMATWLEQPGYPVVSASIENGDLVLRQKQFFIGEHQDRNRLWQIPLNSNYAAAPTLMKSAELNLGNYAALRAEAGKAFRLNVGNNSHFIVNYSDELLADILPELAEADSIEQLQLLQDQSLLAQAGVISYAAVIPLLKQLRKAGGQIVHRKIIGLLNTLQDFVIPGSEDEVALKHFVNTLSADQLNGLTALASPDDDNDRQQKRPLIYNEAIYAENPDAKAELHEIFAQTADPANLPAAMRWLIMKNEIKNYGSPALFEQLLEAYRTAVNAAYKDDLCTALCSSSDPVCLKRLLASFKDSDIIKPQDLRSWYMHLLDNPASYAATWDWIKREWDWLEREIGGDMSFTYYISLTAAIFHTAEQLAEFKAFFLPKVNTPGLGREINMGIKVISSKADLIAATRSSVLAAIRNN from the coding sequence ATGGATAATTTTAAACGTTTATACGACGCTTTTAAGCCGGAGCGGTATGAAATTTTTCTCGACATCAGCCGGGAAAAGAAAACAATCAAAGGTAAAGTTACTGTCCACGGCGAAGCTTTGGAACCAAATTTTCGCCTCAACCAAAAATTTCTGAAACCGGAATCGGTCAAAGTTGCGGGATCACCCTGCCCTTTCAGCTGTGATGACAATGCAGAAGTGATGGAAATTAAAGCCGGTAGCACCGGAAAAATGCAGATTGAGATTGAATACAGTGCTGCTTTGACTAATCCTATGATGGGCATATATCCCTCTTACTACCAAATTGACGGAGTAAAAAAACAGTTGATTGGCACGCAGTTTGAGACCACCTTCGCCCGGCAGGCCTTTCCCTGTGTTGACGAGCCGGCCGCCAAAGCGACCTTTGATTTAGCAATTAAATTTGATGAATTACCAGGAGAAAGAGTGTTCGCCAATCAGCCGGAAATAAAATGTGTAGACGGCGTGCATTATTTTGAGCGCACCGTAAAAATGTCGACATATCTTTTGGCCTTTGTCTGCGGCGAATTGCAGGAAAAATTCACGCACACCGCGTCCGGAGTAAAAGTCGGAGTTTTGGCCACAAAAGCCCATCAGCCGCAAGAGTTGGATTTTGCCCTGGACATTGCCGTACGTTCCATCGAGTTTTACGAAAATTTCTATCAAACGCCTTATCCGTTAGCGCAATCCTATCAAGTCGGGTTGCCGGATTTTTCAGCCGGAGCCATGGAAAACTGGGGCTTGGTCACTTACCGCGAGTCTTGTCTGCTGCTCGACCCCGACAATCATTCCTTACCGACCAAGCAACGCGTAGCTACAGTCATTGCTCATGAGTTGGCCCATCAATGGTTCGGTGATTTGGTAACAATGCATTGGTGGGATGACCTTTGGTTGAATGAATCTTTTGCCAACATGATGGAATATGTCGCCTGTGATGCGCTGGAGCCCAATTTGAAAATATGGGAAGTCTTCAACACAAACGATGTTCCGGCAGCTTTGCGGCGCGACGCTACGGACGGTGTTCAGTCCGTTTATACAATGGTAAATGATCCGGCCGAAATTGATGCGCTTTTTGACTCTGCCATCGTTTACGCGAAGGGTGCGCGGATGTTAGTCATGGTCCGTGCTTTGATTGGCAACGAGGCTTTGCGGCAAGGGCTAAAAGCTTATTTTGCCAAACACAAATATGGCAATGCTGCAGGACGGGATCTGTGGGCGGCACTAGAGGCCGCTAGCGGGTTGAAAATCGGGGAAATAATGGCTACTTGGTTGGAGCAGCCCGGCTATCCGGTGGTCAGTGCAAGCATAGAAAACGGCGATTTGGTTTTGCGCCAAAAACAGTTCTTCATCGGGGAACATCAGGATCGCAATCGTTTGTGGCAAATACCTTTGAACAGCAATTACGCGGCTGCGCCTACGTTGATGAAATCAGCTGAATTAAACCTCGGTAACTATGCCGCTTTGCGGGCTGAAGCAGGGAAGGCTTTCCGGCTTAACGTGGGAAATAACTCGCACTTTATTGTCAATTATTCAGATGAACTTTTGGCGGATATCTTGCCGGAACTCGCCGAGGCCGACAGCATCGAGCAGTTGCAGTTGTTGCAGGATCAATCGCTTTTGGCCCAGGCCGGAGTTATCTCGTATGCGGCAGTGATTCCATTGTTAAAGCAATTGCGTAAGGCCGGCGGGCAGATTGTTCATCGTAAAATTATCGGGTTGCTCAACACTTTGCAAGATTTTGTCATTCCGGGCAGCGAGGATGAGGTCGCTTTAAAGCATTTTGTAAACACGTTGTCCGCTGATCAGCTCAATGGTCTGACTGCCCTTGCTTCCCCTGATGATGACAACGATCGTCAACAGAAACGGCCGCTGATTTACAACGAGGCGATTTATGCGGAAAATCCTGATGCGAAGGCGGAGCTGCATGAAATTTTTGCCCAAACGGCTGATCCGGCGAACTTACCGGCTGCTATGCGTTGGCTAATCATGAAAAACGAGATAAAGAATTACGGTTCGCCTGCCTTGTTTGAGCAATTACTGGAGGCTTATCGCACGGCCGTCAACGCCGCCTACAAAGATGATTTATGCACAGCACTGTGCAGTAGTTCCGATCCGGTTTGTCTGAAACGATTGCTAGCGTCTTTCAAAGACTCGGATATTATCAAACCGCAGGACTTACGCAGTTGGTACATGCATTTGCTTGATAATCCGGCCAGCTATGCCGCGACTTGGGATTGGATCAAACGCGAATGGGACTGGCTAGAAAGGGAGATCGGCGGTGACATGTCGTTCACGTATTACATAAGTCTGACGGCGGCTATTTTCCATACAGCCGAACAATTGGCGGAGTTTAAGGCGTTTTTCTTGCCTAAGGTGAATACACCGGGGCTAGGGCGTGAAATTAATATGGGAATCAAGGTAATTTCCAGCAAGGCAGATCTGATTGCCGCAACTCGGTCTTCTGTGCTGGCGGCCATCAGAAACAATTGA